In Plasmodium chabaudi chabaudi strain AS genome assembly, chromosome: 10, a single genomic region encodes these proteins:
- a CDS encoding alpha/beta hydrolase, putative: MGNTVLNYFVFRPHPPSYSINNANLHFMKTKHGSSICGFYLNNNEDTTILFSHGNAEDIGDVVEYYNNYCKCIGVNMFLYDYSGYGHSTGYPSEEHVYNDVEAVYSYMTKTLCIPGGSIVAYGRSLGSTASVHIATKKKIKGLILQCPIASIHRVKLRLKSTLPFDFFCNIDKISNVKCPVLFIHGTNDTLIPYQGTVDMIMRTKVNTYYALIEGGGHNNLERCYYKQLHTSIFAFLHILKTNVHEGMKISHDIASLSLFEFIKKYTLNEDPAQMKLKNVMNKIKKSNYETKPEKKRNSPLYRIDLNPPQLSDSENNDNIFKKSRESSNASRSYPSLTSISTIFDTDESTADGIPNKAFSENSNNMSLEDISAFLCNNIPIRHLYKIRRWEKSIIENYNKNKKLEIDKNEIKELYRDYLYGPPDIDVYNFNNNNSYTCTKLENIKQNTKDSNFIGGSNTSKIGSSASKIGSNASKSGSNTSKTGSNASKSGSNTSKIGSNTSKTGSNASKTGSSASKSGSKIKSDNGKNKIIYDASGKLDGNNNSIASKKGEKNGSANYIYNQKKSMNTKSNLKSDNKQGLEKMPSNGASGSMSSTKREELSSREGIANFCNIKSESNISSNMSATSDKKIIAKKGNKSRTNSHEKGGSNSSGNISVNDPPKSDASKCYWSDKVGNNKIEINKLKGKIQVNNNNISKYYETSPNETNFFDIPQENNALESSN, encoded by the coding sequence ATGGGTAATACGGtactaaattattttgtctTTCGCCCACATCCACCGAGTTATTCAATCAACAATGCaaatttacattttatgaaaacaaAACATGGAAGTTCTATATGcggtttttatttaaacaataATGAAGATACAACAATATTGTTTAGTCATGGAAATGCAGAAGATATAGGTGATGTTGTAGAGTATTATAATAACTATTGTAAGTGTATAGGtgtaaatatgtttttgtATGACTATAGCGGGTATGGTCATAGCACAGGGTATCCTAGTGAAGAGCATGTATATAATGATGTAGAAGCGGTATATAGTTATATGACTAAAACATTATGTATCCCAGGAGGAAGCATAGTAGCATATGGTAGAAGTTTAGGCTCTACTGCCTCTGTACATATTgctacaaaaaaaaaaataaagggtTTAATACTTCAATGTCCAATAGCGTCAATACACCGAGTGAAACTTCGATTAAAGAGCACATTACcctttgattttttttgtaatatagataaaatATCTAATGTTAAATGTcctgttttatttatacatggTACGAATGATACATTGATACCATATCAAGGAACAGTGGACATGATTATGAGAACAAAAgtaaatacatattatgCCCTTATTGAAGGAGGCGGccataataatttagaaaGGTGTTATTATAAGCAATTACATACATCTATTTTTGCATTCcttcatattttgaaaactAATGTACACGAGGGTATGAAAATTTCACATGACATCGCATCATTAAGTCTTTTcgaattcataaaaaaatatacattaaaTGAAGATCCTGCtcaaatgaaattaaaaaatgttatgaataaaattaaaaaatccaATTATGAAACAAAACctgaaaaaaaacgtaATTCACCATTATATCGAATAGATCTAAACCCTCCTCAACTGTCAGATAgcgaaaataatgataatatatttaaaaaatcccGAGAAAGTAGCAATGCGAGCAGATCTTATCCATCTTTGACAAGTATCAGTACTATATTCGACACAGACGAATCGACAGCTGACGGAATTCCGAATAAAGCATTTAGTGAAAATAGCAATAATATGAGTCTTGAAGATATTTCAGCATTTTTGTGTAATAATATACCCATTCGAcatttgtataaaattagAAGATGGGAAAAAAGTATTATTGagaattataataaaaataagaaactagaaattgataaaaatgaaatcaAGGAACTATATCGTGATTACTTGTATGGACCACCTGATATTGATGTATACAATTtcaataataacaattcGTATACATGTACTAAATTGgagaatataaaacaaaatacaAAAGACAGCAATTTTATAGGTGGAAGTAACACTAGTAAAATTGGAAGTAGCGCTAGTAAAATTGGAAGTAACGCTAGTAAAAGTGGAAGTAACACTAGCAAAACTGGAAGTAACGCTAGTAAAAGTGGAAGTAACACTAGTAAAATTGGAAGTAACACTAGCAAAACTGGAAGTAACGCTAGCAAAACTGGAAGTAGCGCTAGTAAAAGTGGAAGTAAAATCAAAAGTGATAATGgtaagaataaaataatttatgatGCTTCTGGAAAATTAGACGGAAATAACAATAGTATTGCATCGAAAAAAGgggaaaaaaatggaagtGCCAACTACATATATAACCAAAAGAAAAGCATGAATACAAAGagtaatttaaaaagtgaTAATAAACAAGGTTTAGAAAAAATGCCCTCAAATGGAGCAAGTGGTAGTATGAGTTCTACAAAAAGAGAAGAATTATCAAGCAGAGAAGGGATAGCaaatttttgtaatataaaaagtgaATCAAATATAAGTAGTAATATGTCTGCAACTAGCGATAAGAAAATCATCGCTAAGAAGGGAAATAAAAGTAGAACTAATAGCCATGAAAAGGGTGGTAGTAATTCCAGTGGTAATATTAGTGTAAATGACCCACCGAAGAGTGATGCTTCTAAATGTTATTGGAGTGATAAGGTgggtaataataaaattgaaataaataagttgAAGGGAAAAATTcaagtaaataataataacattagTAAGTATTATGAAACTTCACCTAATGAAACAAACTTTTTTGATATTCCTCAAGAAAATAATGCTTTGGAATCctcaaattaa
- a CDS encoding SET domain protein, putative: protein MKKTKTNTTFESSKHTDNDTFENNNSSFKDLVSIIWIEKEKLDSIVHIPLYADLSKYFDDLNKNPINQGNDTSIISKVYLLFDDDSCNIALDISPICGYRNNHIPLLIYDRYYFWSLHFLFEKSKVKRQRLNINTKLGIQDCINKYNIYDELDMYTSIYNSAYKKYENTKGNQLNGYELNKRRNENTNKHDSKNGNILNNDQIKYSHLNGLKNNNNILENNSNSINEAKWYRLKIKIEEAGKKNKNQSFSYSTNNVKNKNADKCNQKKSSNINNFSCLTNEKENANLNKLIKMQKKKTVLNQNKVKTEDTENKSQIINNSSCNTQKNEKNGNEEKPIVISDTDNNIPTNNSAKRKKRKTWYYCHSSSNDMTDDDDGKDDSIVTSHENSTEGNTGVKDGEHNEYFETDKHCRENNFNRSHVGQSQNNIHDEKNTIDKLKYKDFGKEIDNKNANNNSSTKLEGMENHCINIEDTSIENDTEIKKENEQYLKTKNISIEENSTNKPINLNDNTKLILESSKLYKLENYEYVNCFKNMFYNNLEDQQNKINHHIFKKNKFGKDCIDLYINKILKNILDKKKPHLNSLSKSFERIETFYKKNYKIFIIDDEDFYTCDKKEHFKNQNYLYELSEQKIKNDVQNFEDNDIFNYFKKYIPTERDAQKLTSKPQDNCHTFQDECIATENGDIKGQSYSNSKEGIATKEKCETEGNALSKEGTTDTNHLPPNNLSTEFKKDCNDQNLKLEDISESTEIDTDADIIFTFISKKDKCLEKKLKQGDYIYVKFNDACHSYDKVKILPKKIIIQILIYLIKNTENIKLTTISTYSPDLLWNISLHFRKYIIDLDMCFEKLYKFFSEKREQENENDGKQEVKQRLVDFSDSCAPYYEKSQNKKQDIEIMKLKDSVNFIDKFLQNVNSRKIEKLKKARIEYYEKYEYDRTINKLNKQQLIDLFIDKEAEINIIPLSYLKEKSRNIIYEENLKMNMFACIKVIFDSTKGRCIYADAQINKFDFVFEYVGELLTHNEAMEREQTYIKNKKKGCYMFYFKHENKRYCIDGTEESIDAAINYANKKYFLRSFARLVNHSKKNSNLIPKVLTVDLIPRLFFIASRDIQKGEELLIDYGERDREIIKDNEWLKL from the exons atgaaaaaaaccAAAACAAATACAACCTTTGAAAGCAGTAAGCACACCGATAATGAtacatttgaaaataataactcTTCTTTCAAAGATTTAGTATCCATAATATGgattgaaaaagaaaagttaGATTCGATCGTGCATATACCATTATATGCAGATctatcaaaatattttgatgatttaaataaaaatcctATAAATCAGGGGAATGATACCTCTATAATATCCAAGGTGTATCTATTGTTTGACGATGACAGTTGTAACATAGCACTTGATATATCG CCTATATGTGGATACCGGAACAATCATATTCCTCTTCTAATTTATGATCGTTATTACTTCTGGagtcttcattttttattcgaAAAGTCTAAGGTAAAAAGACAGAGgctaaatataaatacaaaattggGAATCCAAGAttgtattaataaatacaatatatatgacGAATTGGATATGTACACATCCATTTACAATAgcgcatataaaaaatatgaaaatacaaaagGCAACCAGTTGAACGGCtatgaattaaataaaagaagaaatgaaaatactaataaacatgatagtaaaaatggtaatattcttaataatgatcaaataaaatattcacaTTTAAAtggattaaaaaataataacaatattttagaaaataattcaaattcTATTAATGAAGCAAAATGGTATCgcttaaaaataaaaatagaagaggctggaaaaaaaaataaaaatcaatCTTTTTCTTATAGCACTAAtaatgttaaaaataaaaatgctgATAAATGTAACCAAAAAAAGTCCAGCAACATTAATAACTTTTCTTGTCTTACTaatgaaaaggaaaatgCCAATTTAAACAAGTTAATCAAAAtgcagaaaaaaaaaacagttcttaatcaaaataaagtaaaaacGGAAGATacagaaaataaaagtcAAATCATTAATAATAGTAGTTGTAATactcaaaaaaatgaaaaaaatgggaATGAAGAAAAACCAATTGTCATTAGTGACacagataataatattcctACTAATAATAGTGCAAAAAGGAAGAAAAGGAAAACATGGTATTATTGCCATAGTAGTAGTAACGATATGACTGACGATGATGATGGAAAAGACGATTCTATAGTTACTAGCCACGAAAATTCCACTGAAGGAAATACAGGTGTAAAAGATGGAGAAcataatgaatattttgaaacTGATAAGCATTGCcgagaaaataatttcaatCGTTCTCATGTTGGTCAATCACAAAACAATATACATGATGAAAAGAACACAATagacaaattaaaatataaggaCTTCGGAAAAGAaatagataataaaaatgctaataataatagctCAACAAAATTAGAAGGAATGGAAAATCATTGTATCAATATAGAAGATACTAGCATCGAAAATGATACCGaaataaagaaagaaaatgaacaatatttaaaaacaaaaaatatatctattGAGGAAAATAGCACTAATAAACCGATTAATTTAAACGACAATACAAAACTTATTTTAGAATCAtccaaattatataaattagaaaattatgaatatgtaaattgttttaaaaatatgttttataataatttggaagatcaacaaaataaaattaatcatcacatatttaaaaaaaataaattcggTAAAGATTGTAtagatttatatataaataaaatactaaaaaatattttggaCAAGAAAAAGCCACATTTAAATTCTTTATCTAAAAGTTTCGAGCGAATTGaaactttttataaaaaaaattataaaatatttataatcgATGATGAAGATTTTTACACATGTGATAAAAAAGAGCATTTTAAAAaccaaaattatttatacgaATTATcagaacaaaaaattaaaaatgatgttcaaaattttgaagataatgacatttttaattactttaaaaaatatataccaaCAGAACGCGATGCCCAAAAATTAACTTCGAAACCTCAAGACAACTGTCATACATTTCAGGATGAATGCATTGCCACAGAAAATGGTGATATAAAAGGCCAATCCTATTCGAATTCCAAAGAGGGAATTGCTACTAAAGAGAAATGTGAGACGGAAGGAAATGCCTTATCAAAAGAAGGAACAACAGACACAAATCACCTACCTCCAAATAACCTCTCTACTGAATTCAAAAAAGATTGCAACGATCAGAATCTGAAACTAGAAGACATATCTGAAAGCACAGAAATAGATACCGATGcagatattatatttacttttattagcaaaaaagataaatgcttagaaaaaaaattaaagcaaggagattatatatatgttaaatTTAATGATGCATGTCATAGTTATGATAAGGTAAAGATATTAccgaaaaaaattattatacaaattttaatttatttaataaaaaatactgaaaatataaaattaacaacAATTTCTACCTATTCTCCTGATCTCTTGTGGAACATATCTTTGcattttagaaaatatatcatcgATCTAGATATgtgttttgaaaaattatataaatttttttctgaaaaaagagaacaagaaaatgaaaatgatggcAAGCAAGAAGTAAAACAAAGACTTGTAGACTTTTCTGATTCCTGTGCTCCTTATTACGAAAAgtcacaaaataaaaaacaagatatagaaattatgaaattaaaagatagtgtaaattttattgataaatttcttcaaaatgtaaatagcaggaaaatcgaaaaattaaaaaaggcAAGGATagaatattatgaaaaatatgaatatgatagaactataaacaaattaaataaacaacAGCTTATTGATCTATTCATTGATAAAGAAGCtgaaattaatattattccaTTATCTTacttaaaagaaaaaagtagaaatattatatatgaagaaaatcttaaaatgaatatgttTGCATGTATAAAAGTTATTTTTGACTCTACAAAAGGTAGATGCATATATGCAGATGcgcaaattaataaatttgatttTGTTTTTGAATATGTTGGTGAATTGTTAACACATAATGAAGCTATGGAACGAGAgcaaacatatattaaaaataaaaaaaaaggttgCTACATGTTCTATTTTAaacatgaaaataaaagatattgTATAGATGGAACTGAAGAAAGTATAGACGCGGCTATTAATTAtgctaataaaaaatatttcttgaGATCTTTTGCTAGATTAGTAAATcactcaaaaaaaaattcaaatttaaTTCCTAAAGTATTAACCGTTGATTTAATCCCCAGACTTTTTTTCATCGCCTCTAGAGACATACAAAAAGGAGAGGAATTGCTAATCGATTATGGTGAGAGAGATCGCGAAATAATTAAAGATAATGAATGGCTCAAGCTATGA